A single window of Emcibacter nanhaiensis DNA harbors:
- a CDS encoding MFS transporter — protein sequence MNTDPRDIIDREPMSGLQIFAVGICIFLNALDGFDVLAITFAAPGIAEDWGLGADAIGIVLLTGLAGMAAGSLFLAPLADRFGRRAAILGSLVTMGVGMLLSATAMDIITMSVYRVITGLGIGAMLASINAMAAEYSNAKRRDFAVSLMTIGYPVGGVLGGSVAVVLLQHYSWHSVFVFGGLVTLAIIPLVLLFLPESIEFLSHSKGAAALDKINKILRRMKHQPADHIAEPHAEEARAGFKELFATGQRNKTLALAFSYFLHITTFYYVLGWVPYIVTELGFDKAVGTSVSVWVNIGGIIGGSILGWVATFFGMRKLVIGIMLATAAAVIAFGQVTPQIELLKLVGFILGCFVFGGVVGLYALIAKNFPTKLRASGTGFVIGMGRGGSLISPALTGYLFALGMDRGGVAIIMAMGSIIAAVALIFAKQLQDDVQAEK from the coding sequence ATGAACACTGATCCGCGCGATATTATTGATCGCGAACCGATGAGCGGCTTGCAGATTTTTGCGGTCGGCATTTGTATCTTTTTGAATGCTTTGGACGGGTTTGATGTTCTTGCCATCACCTTTGCAGCGCCGGGTATCGCTGAAGACTGGGGTCTCGGCGCAGATGCAATTGGCATTGTACTGCTAACCGGCCTCGCCGGCATGGCGGCCGGATCGCTGTTCCTGGCGCCGCTCGCGGATCGGTTCGGCCGGCGTGCTGCCATTCTTGGCAGCCTGGTCACCATGGGGGTCGGCATGCTGTTGTCGGCAACGGCGATGGATATCATCACCATGTCCGTCTACCGGGTAATTACCGGCCTGGGTATCGGCGCCATGTTGGCCTCGATCAACGCCATGGCGGCGGAATATTCCAATGCCAAGCGGCGTGATTTTGCCGTCAGTCTGATGACCATTGGCTACCCGGTCGGCGGGGTGCTCGGCGGGTCCGTGGCTGTTGTTTTGTTGCAGCATTACAGTTGGCATTCAGTGTTTGTCTTTGGTGGTCTGGTGACCCTGGCCATCATTCCCCTGGTATTGCTGTTCCTTCCGGAATCCATTGAATTCCTCAGCCACAGCAAGGGTGCAGCCGCCCTTGACAAGATCAACAAAATCCTGCGCCGGATGAAGCACCAGCCGGCGGATCATATTGCAGAACCCCATGCTGAAGAGGCCCGGGCCGGTTTTAAAGAACTGTTTGCCACGGGGCAGCGCAACAAGACTCTTGCCTTGGCATTCAGTTACTTCCTGCATATCACGACCTTCTATTACGTATTGGGGTGGGTGCCATATATTGTCACTGAGCTTGGTTTTGACAAAGCTGTGGGGACTTCGGTTTCCGTTTGGGTCAATATCGGCGGGATTATTGGCGGCAGCATCCTTGGCTGGGTGGCTACCTTCTTTGGTATGAGAAAATTGGTGATTGGAATTATGCTGGCGACCGCTGCAGCGGTGATTGCCTTTGGTCAGGTCACACCGCAGATCGAACTGTTGAAACTTGTCGGATTTATCCTGGGTTGCTTTGTGTTTGGTGGTGTGGTCGGTCTTTATGCCCTCATCGCCAAGAATTTTCCGACCAAGCTTCGGGCCAGCGGTACCGGATTTGTTATTGGTATGGGCCGCGGCGGTTCCTTGATTTCACCCGCCTTGACTGGATACCTGTTCGCTTTGGGCATGGATCGGGGCGGCGTCGCCATTATTATGGCCATGGGCTCTATCATCGCCGCAGTTGCCTTGATTTTTGCCAAACAACTGCAGGATGATGTTCAGGCGGAAAAATAA
- a CDS encoding bifunctional acetate--CoA ligase family protein/GNAT family N-acetyltransferase, translating to MTIRNIEKLFSPSSVALYGASDRKGSIGRTVMNNLYADFKGTVWLVNPSHSEIAGVPCYRDTASLPGIPDLAVIAVPPRYVPDIIRDLGEKGTRAAVVITAGFRQEGLTDELVEAAKRHDLRIIGPNCFGLLVPGTGLNASFAHGMPLNGELALLSQSGAIISAILDWSRDAGKGFSAMVSMGDMVDVDLGDMLDYLAADTHTRAILMYLEQVTDARKFMSAARSAARVKPVIVIKSGRHAEAAKAAHSHTGALAGSDAVYNAAFRRAGILRVTDLEDLFDAAEILSHLKAVHGDRLAIITNGGGAGVLAVDRLIDFGGTLADLSEETLARLDQALPDNWSKGNPVDIIGDAGPERYEQAMEIVLEDPCVDAVMVINCPTALASSTEAAKATLRSIDRNNRKFIHPKAVLTAWLGDGAAQESRALFAAEGYPTFHTPEDAVRGFSYLTRHARDQRALMQTPPSLPEGFHTDAAEARKVIAAATGSGRTLLTEPEAKAVLKAYGIPTVETVIAAHPQEVEKAAQQFLARGCKDVAVKILSVDISHKSDMGGVKLGLSDAATARQAAEEMLAAIGAALPEANIEGFTVQPMIRRPGAHELIIGVSEDATFGPIIMFGAGGTAVEVIRDTAMALPPLDLKLARDLMEETRVFKLLKGYRDRPAAHLSAIELALVRISQMVAELPEITELDINPLLADEAGVIALDARIVAGGGEAAPEGKLNPRLAIRPYPSEWEQRETLPEGRSILIRPIRPEDEKYYDVFMEKTDPEDIRLRLFVPLRKLQHEFIARLTQIDYARAMAFIAIDPDSDEMLGISRLAADPDNVRAEYAVITRTDMKGHGLGWALMQRLIHYAEAEKIEELWGQVAIENHTMLQMCRELGFEIHQEPTDASLKLVTLSLPVKKP from the coding sequence ATGACCATACGAAATATTGAAAAACTCTTTTCGCCCTCGTCCGTGGCCCTTTACGGCGCCAGCGACCGGAAGGGCTCCATCGGCCGGACAGTAATGAATAACCTCTATGCCGATTTCAAGGGCACGGTCTGGCTGGTCAATCCCAGCCATTCGGAGATTGCCGGTGTTCCCTGTTACAGGGATACCGCGAGCCTGCCCGGCATTCCGGACCTGGCGGTCATTGCCGTGCCGCCGCGATATGTGCCGGACATTATTCGTGATCTCGGGGAAAAGGGGACCCGGGCGGCGGTGGTGATTACCGCCGGGTTCCGCCAGGAGGGGTTGACCGATGAGCTGGTGGAGGCGGCGAAACGCCATGACCTGAGAATCATCGGCCCCAACTGTTTCGGGCTCTTGGTGCCCGGTACCGGTCTCAATGCCAGCTTTGCCCATGGCATGCCGCTGAATGGTGAACTCGCCCTGTTGTCCCAGTCCGGTGCCATCATCAGTGCCATTCTCGACTGGTCGCGGGATGCCGGCAAGGGCTTCTCCGCCATGGTATCGATGGGCGACATGGTCGATGTGGACCTGGGCGACATGCTGGATTATCTGGCGGCGGATACCCATACCCGGGCCATCCTGATGTATCTGGAGCAGGTGACCGATGCCCGCAAGTTCATGTCCGCGGCCCGGTCGGCCGCACGGGTCAAGCCGGTGATTGTGATCAAGTCCGGTCGCCACGCGGAGGCCGCCAAGGCGGCCCATTCCCATACCGGCGCGCTGGCCGGATCCGATGCGGTCTATAATGCCGCCTTTCGACGGGCGGGAATCCTGCGGGTGACCGACCTGGAGGATCTGTTCGATGCCGCAGAAATCCTCAGCCACCTGAAAGCGGTACACGGTGACCGGCTGGCCATCATCACCAACGGCGGCGGCGCCGGGGTGCTGGCGGTGGACCGTCTGATTGATTTTGGCGGCACCCTGGCCGACCTGTCGGAAGAAACCCTTGCCCGGCTCGACCAGGCCCTGCCGGACAACTGGTCCAAGGGCAACCCGGTTGACATTATCGGCGACGCCGGCCCCGAACGCTATGAGCAGGCCATGGAAATTGTGCTCGAGGATCCCTGTGTCGATGCGGTGATGGTGATCAACTGTCCGACGGCGCTGGCGTCCAGTACCGAAGCCGCGAAAGCCACCCTCAGGAGTATCGACCGCAACAATCGCAAATTCATCCATCCCAAAGCGGTGCTGACCGCCTGGCTGGGCGACGGCGCTGCCCAGGAGTCCCGGGCCCTTTTTGCGGCGGAAGGTTATCCCACCTTCCATACCCCGGAGGATGCAGTGCGCGGGTTCAGCTACCTGACCCGCCATGCCAGGGACCAGCGGGCGCTGATGCAGACGCCGCCGAGCCTGCCGGAAGGATTTCACACGGATGCTGCCGAGGCGCGCAAAGTCATTGCCGCGGCAACCGGTTCCGGCCGGACCCTGCTGACGGAACCGGAGGCCAAGGCGGTGCTCAAGGCGTATGGCATTCCCACGGTGGAAACTGTCATTGCCGCACATCCGCAAGAGGTTGAAAAAGCGGCACAGCAGTTCCTGGCCCGGGGCTGCAAAGACGTGGCGGTCAAGATATTGTCGGTTGATATATCCCACAAATCGGACATGGGCGGCGTCAAACTCGGGCTGTCTGACGCGGCGACGGCACGGCAGGCGGCGGAAGAGATGCTGGCGGCCATTGGCGCGGCGCTGCCGGAGGCCAACATCGAGGGCTTTACGGTGCAACCCATGATCCGGCGGCCTGGCGCCCATGAGCTGATCATCGGGGTCAGTGAAGATGCCACGTTCGGGCCGATCATCATGTTCGGGGCCGGGGGTACGGCGGTGGAGGTGATCCGGGATACGGCTATGGCGTTGCCGCCGCTGGACCTGAAGCTCGCCCGCGACCTGATGGAAGAGACCCGTGTATTCAAGCTGCTCAAGGGTTATCGGGACCGGCCGGCGGCGCATCTGTCCGCCATTGAACTGGCCCTGGTGCGGATATCGCAGATGGTAGCGGAGCTGCCGGAGATCACCGAACTGGATATCAATCCCCTGCTGGCGGATGAGGCCGGGGTGATCGCCCTCGATGCGCGTATTGTTGCCGGCGGTGGTGAGGCGGCGCCGGAAGGAAAACTCAATCCCCGGCTTGCTATCCGCCCCTATCCCTCTGAGTGGGAACAAAGGGAAACCTTGCCGGAAGGGCGGAGCATCCTGATTCGGCCGATTCGGCCCGAGGATGAAAAATATTATGATGTCTTCATGGAGAAAACCGATCCCGAGGATATCCGGCTGCGCCTGTTTGTGCCGTTGCGCAAGCTGCAGCATGAATTTATCGCCCGCCTGACCCAGATCGACTATGCCCGCGCCATGGCCTTCATTGCCATTGACCCGGATTCCGACGAAATGCTGGGCATATCCCGCCTGGCCGCCGACCCGGACAATGTAAGGGCTGAATATGCCGTTATCACCCGCACTGACATGAAAGGGCACGGCCTGGGCTGGGCGCTGATGCAGCGGCTGATTCACTATGCGGAGGCGGAAAAAATCGAGGAGCTTTGGGGACAGGTGGCCATTGAAAACCACACCATGCTGCAAATGTGCCGGGAACTCGGTTTCGAGATCCATCAGGAGCCGACCGATGCCAGCCTGAAGCTTGTCACCCTGTCTCTGCCGGTCAAGAAGCCCTAG
- a CDS encoding sodium:solute symporter family protein gives MMNADAVMPASIAWLIIGGFSLLWVWLGWWLGRKNDSLEDYMLAGRKVGMGFAVATAMATWVTSNTTMTAPQLAYQLGIWGMAGYSLGAVGLLLFAPLARRIREMMPQGYTSGDFIRLRYGNMAWRVFLLISLFYSLGWLISLGMAGGLLINALSGIPYFYGMTVIVAICTLYTVFGGLRAVIGTDFVQTLLILVGIVLLGILVIHEVGFEVIHSRLQEERPELLNLLLPASIMFLFNNLFFGVGEIFHSNVWWSRAFAFAPGVGFRAYLLAGFFWLPIPIVAGFIALAAPALGINVPSPDMVAPLVAGKMFGLMGAILVFVVVFAALASSLDSVLAATSDLIVKDIYKGHFRRAATDAELRKAAVWIILGLGLFTWALSLPRLATLGSLLHFTGAFVASTIWPITIGLLYRKGSGLLATLAMVLGTASGLYAYFAIGFYVAALVSAAVSMIVMLFAFTGRRAFDWALLRENGDIKNGEIK, from the coding sequence ATGATGAATGCCGATGCTGTCATGCCGGCGTCCATCGCCTGGCTTATAATTGGTGGTTTCTCCCTGTTGTGGGTGTGGCTCGGTTGGTGGCTGGGACGGAAAAATGACAGCCTGGAAGATTATATGCTGGCCGGGCGCAAGGTCGGCATGGGCTTTGCGGTGGCGACAGCCATGGCGACTTGGGTGACCAGCAACACCACCATGACCGCCCCGCAGCTGGCCTATCAGCTGGGGATCTGGGGCATGGCCGGCTATTCGCTGGGGGCGGTGGGCCTGTTGTTGTTTGCGCCGCTGGCCCGGCGCATTCGGGAAATGATGCCCCAGGGCTATACCAGCGGTGATTTTATCCGTCTGCGCTATGGCAATATGGCCTGGCGGGTGTTTCTGCTCATTTCCCTGTTCTACAGTCTCGGTTGGCTGATCAGCCTCGGTATGGCCGGCGGGTTACTGATTAATGCCCTGAGCGGCATTCCCTATTTTTACGGTATGACGGTGATTGTGGCGATCTGCACTCTCTATACCGTGTTTGGCGGTCTCAGGGCGGTGATCGGTACCGACTTCGTGCAGACGTTGCTGATCCTCGTGGGCATTGTCCTGCTGGGTATCCTGGTGATTCATGAAGTGGGTTTTGAAGTCATTCACAGCCGTTTGCAGGAGGAACGGCCGGAGCTCCTCAACCTGCTGCTGCCGGCGTCGATCATGTTCCTGTTCAACAATCTGTTCTTCGGGGTCGGGGAGATTTTCCATTCCAATGTCTGGTGGTCGCGGGCCTTTGCGTTTGCCCCCGGCGTCGGCTTTCGGGCCTACCTGCTGGCCGGGTTTTTCTGGTTGCCGATACCGATTGTCGCAGGCTTCATCGCTCTGGCGGCACCGGCACTCGGCATCAATGTGCCGTCGCCTGATATGGTGGCGCCGCTGGTGGCCGGAAAAATGTTCGGCCTGATGGGGGCGATCCTGGTGTTTGTGGTGGTTTTTGCCGCCCTGGCCTCCAGCCTGGACAGCGTGCTGGCCGCCACCAGTGACCTGATTGTCAAAGATATTTACAAGGGCCATTTCCGCCGGGCGGCCACGGATGCCGAACTGCGCAAGGCGGCGGTCTGGATTATCCTCGGGCTTGGCCTGTTTACCTGGGCGCTGAGCCTGCCGCGACTGGCGACGCTGGGCTCCCTGCTGCATTTTACCGGCGCCTTTGTCGCCAGCACCATCTGGCCGATCACTATCGGTCTGCTGTATCGCAAGGGCAGCGGACTTCTGGCTACCCTGGCCATGGTACTTGGTACTGCCAGCGGGCTCTACGCGTATTTTGCCATTGGTTTCTATGTGGCGGCGCTTGTTTCCGCTGCCGTATCCATGATCGTCATGCTGTTTGCCTTTACCGGCCGGCGGGCCTTTGACTGGGCCCTCCTGAGGGAGAACGGCGATATTAAAAATGGAGAGATAAAATGA
- a CDS encoding MarR family winged helix-turn-helix transcriptional regulator, whose product MTDYDDILISIRRIIRAIDLQSKQLVKTSGLTAPQLVVMQALRKEGKMPPSAIARQVALSQATITSILDRLEKAGLARRTRSDEDRRIVHACLTEEGLRRLEEAPELLQSGFLRQYRKLENWERQMLVSSLQRVAAMMDAEELDASPILEVGELREED is encoded by the coding sequence ATGACCGATTACGACGACATCCTGATATCCATCCGGCGCATCATCCGGGCCATTGACCTGCAATCCAAACAGCTGGTCAAAACCTCGGGTCTGACTGCACCGCAGCTTGTCGTGATGCAGGCCCTGCGCAAGGAGGGCAAAATGCCGCCCAGCGCCATCGCCCGCCAGGTCGCCCTGAGCCAGGCTACCATTACCTCGATCCTGGACCGGCTGGAAAAAGCGGGCCTGGCCCGGCGCACCCGCAGCGACGAAGACCGGCGCATTGTCCATGCCTGCCTGACCGAGGAAGGACTCAGGCGACTGGAAGAAGCGCCGGAGCTTCTGCAGTCCGGTTTTTTGCGCCAGTACCGCAAGCTGGAAAACTGGGAACGCCAGATGCTGGTCAGCTCCCTGCAGCGGGTCGCCGCCATGATGGACGCCGAAGAACTTGACGCCTCCCCCATCCTCGAAGTCGGAGAACTGCGGGAAGAAGACTAG
- a CDS encoding AMP-binding protein, giving the protein MIDHVALQSGLQPDRIAIRDLNTAREWDYAALDQAIGQCAAVLRANPALAHGERVVTLAHNCAELVILHLACARTGLIYVPLNWRLSAAEVESLIEDSDPKLLVGDSCLDAIDSDVPRLSVSELTAAIDKAEPLPHAPFDRDNISLILYTSGTSGKPKGAMLSEKNLDQTAYNFSILGRVTHESVFLCDSPMFHIIGLITNVRPTFMRGAMLIISEGFDAARTLARLGDPDLKVTHYFGVPQMAARLRQEPGYDPEKLRNMTAIFTGGAPHPEADIRAWVDDGISVVDGFGMSESGTTFGMPIERDRILAKAGSVGLGTPSVEARIVDAQGNDCPVDVAGELLLRGDNVTRGYWRREEATIDAFTEDGWFKTGDVACRDADGFYYLVDRKKDMFISGGENVYPAEVEAAFAGMEGVIEAAVVGVPDERWGEVGHLAVVCKEGYAVDMDTVLAWLEPKLARYKLPKHLTLLPALPRTGSGKVQKQELRALLMQKEK; this is encoded by the coding sequence ATGATCGACCATGTTGCCCTGCAGTCGGGGCTGCAGCCTGACAGGATAGCGATACGCGACCTGAATACGGCGCGGGAATGGGACTATGCCGCACTGGACCAGGCCATCGGCCAGTGCGCAGCTGTCCTGCGCGCCAACCCGGCGCTGGCGCATGGCGAGCGTGTGGTGACTCTGGCCCACAATTGTGCGGAGTTGGTTATCCTGCATCTGGCCTGCGCGCGCACGGGCCTGATCTATGTGCCGCTCAACTGGCGGCTGAGTGCGGCGGAGGTGGAGTCCCTGATCGAGGATTCGGACCCGAAGCTGCTGGTCGGGGACAGCTGCCTTGATGCGATCGATTCCGATGTGCCGCGCCTGTCGGTGTCTGAACTGACGGCGGCAATAGACAAGGCCGAACCTCTGCCCCATGCACCGTTCGATCGGGATAATATATCGCTCATTCTCTATACCTCCGGCACCTCCGGCAAGCCCAAGGGCGCGATGTTGAGCGAAAAGAACCTGGACCAGACGGCCTATAATTTTTCCATCCTGGGGCGGGTGACCCATGAAAGCGTATTCCTGTGTGACTCGCCCATGTTCCATATCATCGGCCTGATCACCAATGTGCGCCCCACTTTCATGCGCGGGGCCATGCTGATCATTTCCGAAGGATTTGATGCGGCCCGCACCCTGGCTCGTCTTGGTGATCCGGACCTGAAGGTGACCCATTATTTCGGTGTGCCGCAGATGGCGGCGCGCCTGCGCCAGGAGCCGGGCTATGATCCGGAAAAACTGCGCAATATGACCGCTATTTTTACCGGCGGGGCGCCTCATCCCGAGGCGGATATCCGGGCCTGGGTCGATGACGGGATCTCGGTGGTGGACGGATTTGGCATGAGCGAGTCCGGCACCACCTTCGGCATGCCGATCGAACGCGACCGGATCCTGGCCAAGGCCGGTTCGGTTGGTCTCGGCACACCGTCTGTAGAAGCCCGTATTGTAGATGCCCAGGGCAATGACTGTCCGGTCGATGTGGCCGGGGAACTTCTGCTGCGTGGCGACAATGTCACCCGCGGCTACTGGCGGCGTGAGGAAGCCACCATTGACGCCTTTACTGAAGATGGCTGGTTCAAGACCGGCGATGTGGCGTGCCGGGATGCGGACGGGTTCTACTATCTGGTCGACCGCAAAAAGGACATGTTTATTTCCGGCGGGGAGAATGTCTATCCGGCGGAAGTGGAAGCCGCCTTCGCCGGCATGGAAGGTGTGATCGAGGCGGCGGTGGTCGGCGTGCCCGATGAACGCTGGGGTGAAGTCGGGCATCTCGCCGTAGTGTGCAAGGAAGGCTATGCCGTCGATATGGACACAGTCCTGGCCTGGCTGGAGCCAAAGCTGGCCCGCTACAAGCTGCCGAAACACCTGACTCTCCTTCCGGCCCTGCCACGTACCGGATCCGGTAAAGTGCAGAAGCAGGAATTGCGGGCACTTCTGATGCAAAAAGAAAAGTAG
- a CDS encoding PHA/PHB synthase family protein, whose protein sequence is MTGKSLVTKEDTELPAVIQSQESAQLLTRPSGQEREPEHPLADAFDRTVHAAVARSTAGLSPMALTNAWMDWAVHLAFSPGKQAELVNKAARKTARLATHAAKCALSEGDHKPCIEPLPQDKRFSDEAWHKWPYNLMYQSFLLNQQWWHNATTGVRGVTRQHENVLEFASRQLLDIFSPSNFLWTNPEVIEKTWQEKGMNLVHGFQNYLEDLIDMTDGKMNKPSKYKVGQDVAVTPGNVVFRNRLIELIQYKPATDKVRPEPILIAPAWIMKYYILDLSPHNSLVKYLTEQGYTVFMVSWKNPDENDRNLGMDDYRQLGIMAALDAISAILPERKVHAVGYCLGGTLLSIAAAAMARDGDDRIGSMTLLAAQTDFTEAGELTLFINESELTFLEDMMWEKGYLDTNQMAGAFQILRSNDLVWSRMVHDYLIGERQELNDLMSWNMDATRMPYRMHSEYLRELFLNNDFAAGRYRVGEKPVVLSDIRVPIFAVGTQWDHVAPWHSVYKVHQLSDTEVTFLLTSGGHNAGIVSEIGHPGRFYQISTRSADDQYEDPDSWIQNTPLREGSWWPAWVAWLDERSGEPVPPPSMGATGVVLPLIDKAPGQYVLQD, encoded by the coding sequence ATGACAGGGAAATCCCTTGTTACAAAAGAAGACACCGAACTGCCTGCTGTCATCCAGTCGCAGGAGTCAGCACAGCTTCTGACCCGCCCCTCTGGCCAGGAACGGGAACCGGAGCACCCGCTGGCCGATGCCTTCGATCGCACCGTCCATGCTGCGGTCGCCCGATCCACTGCCGGCCTGTCGCCGATGGCATTGACAAACGCCTGGATGGACTGGGCCGTTCACCTCGCCTTTTCCCCCGGCAAACAGGCGGAGCTGGTCAACAAGGCCGCCCGCAAGACGGCCCGCCTCGCCACTCATGCCGCAAAATGCGCCTTGAGCGAGGGAGATCACAAGCCCTGCATTGAACCCCTGCCGCAGGACAAGCGTTTTTCGGATGAGGCCTGGCACAAATGGCCCTATAACCTGATGTATCAATCCTTCCTGCTGAACCAGCAGTGGTGGCACAATGCGACCACCGGTGTACGCGGCGTCACCCGGCAGCATGAAAATGTCCTTGAATTTGCCAGCCGCCAGTTGCTGGATATCTTTTCGCCATCCAATTTCCTCTGGACCAATCCCGAAGTCATTGAAAAAACCTGGCAGGAAAAAGGCATGAACCTGGTTCACGGGTTCCAGAATTATCTGGAAGACCTGATCGACATGACCGACGGCAAAATGAACAAGCCCAGCAAATACAAAGTCGGCCAGGATGTCGCCGTTACCCCGGGCAACGTGGTGTTCCGCAACCGGCTGATTGAGCTGATTCAGTATAAGCCGGCCACGGACAAGGTGCGGCCGGAGCCGATCCTGATCGCACCGGCCTGGATCATGAAATATTACATTCTCGACCTCAGCCCCCATAACTCGCTGGTCAAATACCTGACCGAACAGGGCTACACCGTCTTCATGGTTTCCTGGAAGAACCCGGACGAAAACGACCGCAACCTCGGGATGGATGATTATCGCCAGTTGGGGATAATGGCGGCACTGGACGCCATTTCCGCCATCCTGCCTGAACGCAAGGTTCATGCGGTCGGCTACTGCCTGGGCGGCACCCTGCTGTCCATCGCCGCCGCCGCCATGGCCCGGGATGGCGATGACCGGATTGGCTCCATGACCCTGCTCGCGGCCCAGACCGATTTTACCGAGGCCGGTGAACTGACCCTGTTCATCAATGAGAGCGAACTGACCTTCCTCGAAGACATGATGTGGGAAAAGGGTTATCTGGATACCAACCAGATGGCCGGCGCGTTCCAGATCCTGCGCTCCAACGACCTGGTCTGGTCGCGCATGGTGCACGATTACCTGATAGGCGAACGACAGGAACTCAACGACCTGATGTCCTGGAATATGGATGCCACCCGCATGCCCTACCGCATGCACAGCGAATATCTGCGCGAGCTGTTCCTCAACAATGATTTCGCTGCCGGGCGCTACCGGGTCGGCGAAAAACCGGTGGTCCTGAGCGATATCCGGGTCCCGATCTTTGCCGTCGGCACCCAGTGGGACCATGTGGCGCCCTGGCACTCGGTCTACAAGGTGCATCAGCTGTCCGATACGGAGGTTACCTTCCTGCTGACCAGTGGCGGCCATAATGCCGGCATTGTGTCGGAAATCGGCCATCCGGGCCGTTTTTACCAGATCTCCACCAGAAGTGCGGATGACCAGTATGAAGATCCGGACAGCTGGATCCAGAATACCCCGCTCCGGGAAGGCTCTTGGTGGCCGGCCTGGGTGGCATGGCTGGACGAACGCTCCGGCGAACCCGTTCCGCCGCCGAGCATGGGCGCGACCGGCGTGGTCCTGCCGCTGATTGACAAGGCCCCCGGCCAATATGTCCTGCAGGACTAA
- a CDS encoding Zn-dependent hydrolase, producing the protein MPNVSVERIEKDLLALSRFGFNEQDRGVYRQGFSDADMEARRWLMETFTSMDMKTHMDGAGNVFGRMGPDNKPCVMIGSHLDSVPAGGIFDGALGVVAGLECIRTIRENDIHLDYPIEIVATSEEEGRFGGMLGAQAISGKVTLDWLERAQDSSGELLKDAMARHGFDYHEVMHARRSPDELRAFLELHVEQGPVLESKRTSIGIVEGISGVFKWMVRLIGKADHAGTAPMDMRSDAFLGLADFTHEIQRIIDEEGTEKSRITIGFVELKPGFPHTVPGEVDFTIVGRDLDPGVMKALAQACRRVLSSIARKHGLMFEYEQMSWLEPSYCNSKVVDIIKQRAEGRGYSHMLMPSGAGHDAQFLAEITDTGMIFVPSVNGVSHAPDEWTHWDDVERGANLLLDSIVVLATD; encoded by the coding sequence ATGCCGAATGTCTCCGTTGAACGTATCGAAAAGGACCTGCTTGCCCTGTCCAGATTCGGATTCAACGAACAGGACCGCGGCGTCTACCGCCAGGGCTTCAGCGACGCTGACATGGAAGCGCGGCGCTGGCTGATGGAAACCTTCACATCCATGGACATGAAAACCCATATGGACGGTGCCGGCAATGTGTTCGGGCGGATGGGACCGGACAACAAGCCCTGTGTCATGATCGGCTCCCACCTGGATTCCGTGCCCGCCGGCGGCATTTTTGACGGCGCCCTCGGCGTGGTGGCGGGCCTGGAATGTATTCGCACCATCAGGGAAAACGACATCCATCTCGACTATCCCATCGAGATCGTCGCCACCAGCGAGGAAGAGGGCCGGTTCGGCGGCATGTTGGGTGCCCAGGCCATCTCGGGCAAGGTTACTCTTGACTGGCTGGAACGCGCACAGGACTCCAGTGGCGAACTGCTCAAGGACGCCATGGCCCGTCACGGCTTTGACTATCATGAGGTCATGCATGCCCGTCGTTCGCCGGACGAGCTCCGGGCCTTTCTCGAACTGCATGTGGAGCAGGGCCCGGTGCTGGAAAGCAAACGCACCTCGATCGGCATTGTCGAGGGGATTTCCGGCGTCTTCAAATGGATGGTGCGGCTGATCGGCAAGGCGGACCATGCCGGCACCGCCCCCATGGACATGCGCAGCGACGCCTTCCTCGGGCTGGCCGATTTCACCCACGAGATCCAGCGCATCATTGACGAGGAAGGCACAGAAAAGTCAAGAATCACCATCGGGTTTGTCGAACTGAAGCCGGGCTTTCCCCATACTGTCCCGGGGGAGGTGGATTTCACCATCGTCGGGCGCGACCTTGATCCTGGCGTCATGAAAGCACTGGCCCAGGCCTGTCGCCGGGTCCTGTCTTCAATCGCCCGCAAGCACGGCCTGATGTTTGAATACGAACAAATGAGCTGGCTCGAGCCCAGCTACTGCAACAGCAAGGTCGTCGACATCATCAAGCAGCGGGCGGAAGGTCGTGGCTACAGTCACATGCTGATGCCGTCCGGGGCCGGTCACGATGCCCAGTTTTTGGCCGAAATTACCGACACCGGCATGATTTTCGTGCCCAGCGTCAATGGCGTCAGCCATGCCCCTGATGAATGGACCCACTGGGATGATGTGGAACGCGGCGCCAACCTTCTTCTCGATAGTATTGTGGTCTTGGCTACAGACTAG